From Medicago truncatula cultivar Jemalong A17 chromosome 7, MtrunA17r5.0-ANR, whole genome shotgun sequence, a single genomic window includes:
- the LOC11428499 gene encoding uncharacterized protein YwbO isoform X1, producing the protein MSFLLSSNIKFNIQTNNKSNSLPKLLNSGASFLSLSFQKHCRYSRIMTDTNSAHSEKKLVRIDISSDTVCPWCFVGKKNLDKAIASSKDKYNFEILWHPYQLSPDAPKEGIEKREFYRSKFGSRSDQMEARMSEVFRTVGLVYSLSGLTGNTMDSHRLIYFSGQQGLDKQHDLVEELGLGYFTQEKYIGDQEFLLEAAAKVGIEGAEEFLKNPNNGLKEVEEELKTYSRNITGVPYYVINGSQKLSGGQPPEVFLRAFQAATS; encoded by the exons ATGTCTTTTTTGTTGAGCTCTAATATCAAATTCAAcattcaaacaaacaacaaatcaaaTTCTCTGCCAAAACTTCTGAATTCTGGTGCCTCTTTTCTCTCATTATCCTTCCAG AAACATTGCAGATACAGCAGGATCATGACTGACACTAACAGTGCTCACTCCGAAAAGAAACTCGTCCGAATTGATATTAGTTCTGATACTGTATGTCCATGGTGCTTTGTTGGCAAAAAGAATCTAGACAAAGCCATAGCTTCGTCTAAGGATAAATACAACTTTGAG ATATTATGGCATCCCTATCAACTCAGCCCTGATGCCCCTAAAGAAGGCATTGAAAAGAGGGAGTTTTACAGAAGCAAGTTTGGATCCCGATCGGATCAGATGGAAGCTCGGATGTCCGAg GTCTTCAGGACAGTCGGTCTTGTTTATAGTTTGTCCGGACTCAC GGGAAACACTATGGACAGCCACAGGCTTATATACTTTTCTGGACAGCAGGGTCTTGATAAGCAACATGATCTAGTTGAAGAACTTGGCCTTGGTTATTTCACTCAggaaaaatatattggtgaCCA GGAGTTTCTTTTGGAAGCTGCTGCCAAGGTTGGTATAGAAGGGGCAGAGGAGTTTCTTAAGAATCCTAACAATGGGCTCAAAGag GTGGAGGAAGAGCTTAAAACATACTCAAGAAACATTACAGGGGTTCCATATTATGTG ATCAATGGAAGTCAAAAATTAAGCGGTGGACAACCCCCTGAGGTCTTCTTGAGAGCTTTCCAAGCTGCTACAAGTTGA
- the LOC11428499 gene encoding uncharacterized protein YwbO isoform X2, which produces MTDTNSAHSEKKLVRIDISSDTVCPWCFVGKKNLDKAIASSKDKYNFEILWHPYQLSPDAPKEGIEKREFYRSKFGSRSDQMEARMSEVFRTVGLVYSLSGLTGNTMDSHRLIYFSGQQGLDKQHDLVEELGLGYFTQEKYIGDQEFLLEAAAKVGIEGAEEFLKNPNNGLKEVEEELKTYSRNITGVPYYVINGSQKLSGGQPPEVFLRAFQAATS; this is translated from the exons ATGACTGACACTAACAGTGCTCACTCCGAAAAGAAACTCGTCCGAATTGATATTAGTTCTGATACTGTATGTCCATGGTGCTTTGTTGGCAAAAAGAATCTAGACAAAGCCATAGCTTCGTCTAAGGATAAATACAACTTTGAG ATATTATGGCATCCCTATCAACTCAGCCCTGATGCCCCTAAAGAAGGCATTGAAAAGAGGGAGTTTTACAGAAGCAAGTTTGGATCCCGATCGGATCAGATGGAAGCTCGGATGTCCGAg GTCTTCAGGACAGTCGGTCTTGTTTATAGTTTGTCCGGACTCAC GGGAAACACTATGGACAGCCACAGGCTTATATACTTTTCTGGACAGCAGGGTCTTGATAAGCAACATGATCTAGTTGAAGAACTTGGCCTTGGTTATTTCACTCAggaaaaatatattggtgaCCA GGAGTTTCTTTTGGAAGCTGCTGCCAAGGTTGGTATAGAAGGGGCAGAGGAGTTTCTTAAGAATCCTAACAATGGGCTCAAAGag GTGGAGGAAGAGCTTAAAACATACTCAAGAAACATTACAGGGGTTCCATATTATGTG ATCAATGGAAGTCAAAAATTAAGCGGTGGACAACCCCCTGAGGTCTTCTTGAGAGCTTTCCAAGCTGCTACAAGTTGA
- the LOC11428500 gene encoding formyltetrahydrofolate deformylase 1, mitochondrial, which translates to MGMVVRRVSQVLGLTNSNKIRNFSFKSLDLPPLPSPSLSHGIHVFHCPDAVGIVAKLSECIASRGGNILAADVFVPQNKHVFYSRSDFVFDPVKWPRKQMEEDFLKLSQAFNATRSVVRVPALDPKYKIAVLASKQDHCLVDLLHGWQDGKLPVDITCVISNHHRDSNTHVIRFLERHGIPYHCLSTTNENKREGEILELVQNTDFLVLARYMQILSGNFIRSYGNDIINIHHGLLPSFKGGHPSKQAFEAGVKLIGATSHFVSEELDSGPIIEQMVERVSHRDDLQSFVQKSENLEKQCLSKAIRSYCELRVLPYEIKKTVVF; encoded by the exons ATGGGCATGGTGGTAAGAAGAGTATCCCAAGTATTGGGATTAACCAACAGCAACAAGATCAGAAACTTCTCCTTCAAATCACTAGATCTACCACCATTACCATCACCATCACTCAGCCATGGAATCCATGTCTTTCATTGCCCT GATGCTGTTGGAATTGTTGCTAAGTTGTCTGAATGTATTGCTTCTAGAGGTGGAAACATTCTAGCTGCTGATGTTTTTGTTCCTCAGAATAAACATGTTTTTTACTCTAGAAG tgattttgtttttgatcctGTTAAATGGCCACGAAAGCAGATGGAGGAGGATTTCCTAAAGCTTTCCCAGGCATTCAATGCAACAAGATCTGTCGTGAGGGTGCCGGCTCTGGATCCTAAATATAAAATAGCTGTTCTGGCATCAAAGCAG GACCACTGCCTAGTTGATTTATTACATGGATGGCAGGACGGAAAACTTCCGGTGGATATCACCTGTGTAATTAG TAACCATCATAGAGATTCAAACACCCACGTGATTCGTTTTCTGGAAAGGCATGGTATTCCATATCATTGTTTAAGCACGACAAacgaaaataaaagagaaggggAGATATTGGAGCTTGTTCAGAACACTGATTTTTTAGTACTTGCAAGATATATGCAG atactttccggaaacTTTATACGGAGCTACGGGAATGACATAATTAACATTCACCATGGTTTGTTGCCATCATTCAAGGGTGGTCATCCATCTAAACAG GCTTTTGAGGCTGGTGTGAAATTAATTGGCGCAACAAGTCACTTTGTGTCCGAAGAACTTGACAGCGGACCAATAATTGAACAAATG GTTGAGAGAGTTTCACACAGAGATGACTTGCAGAGCTTTGTGCAGAAATCAGAAAACCTTGAGAAACAATGTCTTTCCAAGGCTATTAGATCCTATTGTGAACTTCGGGTATTACCTTATGAGATTAAGAAGACTGTTGTATTTTAA
- the LOC11424172 gene encoding chalcone synthase 2: MVSVSEIRKAQRAEGPATILAIGTANPANCVEQSTYPDFYFKITNSEHKTELKEKFQRMCDKSMIKRRYMYLTEEILKKNPSVCEYMAPSLDARQDMVVVEVPRLGKEAAVKAIKEWGQPKSKITHLIVCTTSGVDMPGADYQLTKLLGLRPYVKRYMMYQQGCFAGGTVLRLAKDLAENNKGARVLVVCSEVTAVTFRGPSDTHLDSLVGQALFGDGAAALIVGSDPIPEIERPIFEMVWTAQTIAPDSEGAIDGHLREAGLTFHLLKDVPGIVSKNITKALVEAFEPLGISDYNSIFWIAHPGGPAILDQVEQKLALKPEKMNATREVLSEYGNMSSACVLFILDEMRKKSTQNGLKTTGEGLEWGVLFGFGPGLTIETVVLRSVAI; the protein is encoded by the exons ATGGTGAGTGTGTCTGAAATTCGTAAAGCTCAAAGGGCAGAAGGCCCTGCAACCATCTTGGCCATTGGGACTGCAAATCCAGCAAATTGTGTTGAACAAAGCACGTATCCTGATTTTTACTTTAAAATCACAAACAGTGAACACAAAACTGAACTTAAAGAGAAATTTCAGCGCATGT GTGATAAATCTATGATCAAGAGGAGATACATGTATCTAAcagaagaaattttgaaaaaaaatcctaGTGTTTGTGAATACATGGCCCCTTCATTGGATGCAAGGCAAGACATGGTGGTGGTAGAGGTACCTAGACTAGGAAAGGAGGCTGCAGTGAAGGCTATAAAAGAATGGGGCCAACCAAAGTCAAAGATTACTCACTTAATCGTTTGCACCACAAGTGGTGTAGACATGCCTGGAGCCGATTATCAACTCACCAAACTCTTGGGTCTTCGCCCATATGTGAAAAGGTACATGATGTACCAACAAGGGTGTTTTGCAGGTGGTACGGTACTTCGTTTGGCCAAAGATTTAGCTGAGAACAACAAAGGTGCTCGTGTGTTGGTTGTTTGTTCTGAAGTCACCGCTGTCACATTTCGTGGCCCTAGCGATACTCACTTAGACAGTCTTGTTGGACAAGCACTATTTGGAGATGGAGCTGCTGCTCTTATTGTTGGCTCTGACCCAATACCAGAAATTGAGAGACCTATATTTGAGATGGTTTGGACTGCACAAACAATTGCTCCTGATAGTGAAGGAGCCATTGATGGTCACCTTCGTGAAGCTGGACTAACATTTCACCTTCTTAAAGATGTTCCTGGGATTGTTTCAAAGAACATTACTAAAGCATTGGTTGAGGCTTTTGAGCCATTGGGAATTTCTGATTACAACTCAATCTTTTGGATTGCACATCCCGGTGGACCTGCAATTCTAGATCAAGTAGAGCAAAAGTTAGCCTTGAAGCCTGAAAAGATGAATGCAACCAGAGAAGTGCTCAGTGAATATGGAAATATGTCAAGTGCATGTGTTTTGTTTATCTTGGATGAAATGAGAAAGAAATCAACTCAAAACGGATTGAAGACAACGGGAGAAGGACTTGAATGGGGTGTATTATTTGGTTTTGGACCAGGACTTACCATTGAAACCGTTGTTTTGCGCAGTGTTGCCATATGa
- the LOC11418796 gene encoding chalcone synthase 2: MVSVSEIRKAQRAEGPATILAIGTANPANCVEQSTYPDFYFKITNSEHKTELKEKFQRMCDKSMIKRRYMYLTEEILKENPSVCEYMAPSLDARQDMVVVEVPRLGKEAAVKAIKEWGQPKSKITHLIVCTTSGVDMPGADYQLTKLLGLRPYVKRYMMYQQGCFAGGTVLRLAKDLAENNKGARVLVVCSEVTAVTFRGPSDTHLDSLVGQALFGDGAAALIVGSDPVPEIEKPIFEMVWTAQTIAPDSEGAIDGHLREAGLTFHLLKDVPGIVSKNITKALVEAFEPLGISDYNSIFWIAHPGGPAILDQVEQKLALKPEKMNATREVLSEYGNMSSACVLFILDEMRKKSTIDGLKTTGEGLEWGVLFGFGPGLTIETVVLRSVAI, translated from the exons ATGGTGAGTGTGTCTGAAATTCGTAAAGCTCAAAGGGCAGAAGGTCCTGCAACTATCTTAGCCATTGGCACTGCAAATCCAGCAAATTGTGTTGAACAAAGCACTTATCCTgatttttactttaaaattacaaatagtGAACACAAAACTGAACTCAAAGAGAAATTTCAGCGCATGT GTGATAAATCCATGATCAAGAGGAGATACATGTATCTAACAgaagaaattttgaaagaaaatccaAGTGTTTGTGAATACATGGCCCCTTCATTGGATGCTAGGCAAGACATGGTGGTGGTAGAGGTACCTAGACTAGGAAAGGAGGCTGCAGTGAAGGCTATAAAAGAATGGGGTCAACCAAAGTCAAAGATTACTCACTTAATCGTTTGCACCACAAGTGGTGTAGACATGCCTGGAGCCGATTATCAACTCACAAAACTCTTGGGTCTTCGTCCATATGTGAAAAGGTATATGATGTACCAACAAGGGTGTTTTGCAGGTGGCACGGTGCTTCGTTTGGCCAAAGATTTGGCTGAGAACAACAAAGGTGCTCGTGTGTTGGTTGTTTGTTCTGAAGTCACCGCTGTCACATTCCGTGGCCCCAGTGATACTCACTTGGACAGCCTTGTTGGGCAAGCACTGTTTGGAGATGGAGCTGCTGCTCTTATTGTTGGTTCTGACCCAGTACCAGAAATTGAGAAACCTATATTTGAGATGGTTTGGACTGCACAAACAATTGCTCCGGATAGTGAAGGAGCCATTGATGGCCACCTTCGTGAAGCTGGACTAACATTTCACCTTCTTAAAGATGTTCCTGGGATTGTTTCAAAGAACATCACTAAAGCATTGGTTGAGGCTTTCGAGCCATTGGGAATTTCTGATTACAACTCAATCTTTTGGATTGCACATCCCGGTGGACCTGCAATTCTAGATCAAGTGGAGCAAAAGTTAGCCTTAAAGCCTGAAAAGATGAATGCAACTAGAGAAGTGCTCAGTGAATATGGAAATATGTCAAGTGCATGTGTTTTGTTTATCTTAGATGAAATGAGAAAGAAATCAACCATAGACGGATTGAAGACAACTGGAGAAGGACTTGAATGGGGTGTCTTATTTGGTTTTGGACCAGGACTTACCATTGAAACTGTTGTTTTACGTAGTGTGGCCATATGa